The Glycine soja cultivar W05 chromosome 4, ASM419377v2, whole genome shotgun sequence genomic sequence TGTTAATAGTATCAATTCTCAAGTAACACTGGGTATGCCTTTGGTGCCAAGTTCACGAGTTGTGTGACCTTAATTGCATCAACAATTAACATGCATCCCGGTCAGAGGGTCAGTGGCCATTGGTGTTCTTGTGAAGCATCACCTAGCCCTGAAaaagtgttatatataattaatgagaACAGCATGCGGAATGCGGCGGGAAGGCAAACCCAGAAATATATAGCGGAGGTCGTGAGACCAATTAATATGGGTTGGTGAAAAATAACATTGGTAATGGTAGGTGTTGCTGTGGTGGTTGAAATACTAGTACTAATCACTCTCCAACTGCTACACAAATAGTAGTAATACCTCCCGCAACAtgatcattttcctttttcaaccACCAGTGAATCGTCGTACATATAATTTGTCCCATGATTTAAGTCAGTAACGGTGGCAGGGTTACGCTTTGGCAAATTCAATGCTCTCCTGCTTGATCCTTCCACCATTTAAGTAGCCAGCGGCACCGTTTAATTTTGGGCAGGTTGCAATATTTGCAAATGAGATGAATTCCCACATAATAATAGACTAGTTAGGAAACCAAAATCCCCCTATTACTGGctgattcaagaatcaagtcaCTCTGATTCTAGTAAATCGTTCAAATATGACTCCATGGTGTGGTGATATGAACACTATATCTTTCCATTTTGAATAAGATCCGTAGTGGATTCTGATTGCCCGACAACTTATCacgaaaaaaaatgaatcttttCTTGATTACGATTCTTGCCTCCCTCCGGTGGTTTGAAGACCTTCATtctcaatcaaagaaaaaatctCTAAGTTTTCCTAGCTTGAACATTACCAATACTTAAATATACTGGTTACCAGTctcttataattatatatataccttGAAAGGCTTAGCAACCAATATAGAAATGGTAGCCAAAAGCATGGGATAACGTAGCGTATAAAtcgcaatatatatatatatatttaattgcaAAATGAAAACAGTGCGCGTGTTTAGTGAGGTATACATACAcagattttatcatttataaatttaattatagacaaattttttctaagagcacttatattagaagaaaaataacaacataaaataaaaaaaatactttttcataaactaaaattaatttatacgtaaattagttaataaattcttttcatattaactttttttcagaatttatttttaacttgtgGATAAGTTAATTTATCTTATGAAAaaggttttcctttttttctttttattttgttttcttatagTTACAGATAGAAAAGTTTATTCAAACAAGGCCTAAATCTTTTATTAAATTCACGACAAAGGAAACCACACATTTGATTTTCCAAATAATTATGATCAAGAATGATACACACAATATGATGTGttgagtaaaaaagaaaaaaagaaagaaagaaaaatccacaCTATGGCAATCTCACTCATATTTCTTGGccaaagcaagaaaaaaaaaaaaaaaccttgttgTAATCGAGCTTTTTGCTCTTCACGCTTCCCAGTGAAAAAGATACGAACAATTTCTGGGACTTGAAACTCTGTAGCATTCCTCCTACGTATCCAACACAGAGCAAACCTCTTCACTCTTGCTTTTTCTCAAGATGAGAGACATCTTTTCTGtagtatatatatgttttttatttacaaaaagcTGTACGCCAATTATAGTAACTAATCAAGGGTTGGGATTGGCAACAAAGTATGCTAAAATCCCAACAAATGGTGCATTAATGTATGTGGTTGGTTCGGACTTCCTAAAATCAGCCCTATCATCCTCATACACATCATCTTCTCCGGGTCCTCCCACAATGGCTCCCACGAGAACATTAGGATTAGGATTGCTTGAGTTGAAGTAGATTGAGCCTTCTTTGCAGGCAATGAACTGAGGATGGTCCTTAATAGAGGGTAAAGAGGAGCCACGATGGTGAATATGTTGCGGATACTTGTTGCTGTAGCCAACCATGTAGGACATACGCATTGGGTTATCTCCCAAAATGTAATCAACTTGCTTCTTAGCATGCTGGCGAAGTGTTTGTGCGTTAACATAGATGTTCCCACAATTTATGGTTTGCGAAGTGCGAGATAGGTAATTGGCGTAAACCAATTCAAGGAAAGCAATTGAAGTTGCATGTTGCAAGTTGCTGCCCCCAGGCCTGTATATGAGTCCACCGGGAGTGTACTCTATATGTGAACTTGATGTTTCGGGTATGAGTGTGCACAGAAAGCTCTCTGCTGAAGTCTTGTAGGATTCAAGAGACATTACGTTTCCATCTAGAACTTCctaaaaatggtaaattttgttaggaaaatgattattaattcATACCCCCTTCAATTTGTATGCGAAAATTATGTGATGATATATATGGTCACTTAATTTCAATATTGATTCAATTGATGATCATAAGAGGGAAAATATATGGGAGGCTGACCTTGGAGACAAGAACATTAAGGCCAGCATGTTTGTTGTCCCAACCAAACTCATTTATATTGTCTTCAGCACCAAGGGTTTTACCATTGCTTTGAATGTAGTTGAGGAAATTTTCATCCTGAGTGGCCCTCCTTAGCCATGCGGCTCCCCATAACAATTCGTCCTGTTAATGTAAAGTAAATGACAATTGACGTGTCAAATCGAAGTGATTCCAAGTACACAAATTGCCACAATAATGAACTCTTTCTGACACATAATTACATAATGTATATTGCTtacaaataatataatgttTGTCCAATATAGTTTGATGCTGATTGAAAAATCTATAGTCACATGTGTTACTTTGAGACGGACCCTAAGATTCTCGTGACCCATGTAAATTTAACTCTTTCATTAATGAGTCATGCTCATGTGAATGGGATAATATCAGGATGGAAACAAGTATTTTTAAATCTTCTTAAGTAGTCtcttaataactttttaattattaaataaagaaaatgttaaaatattttaaaagttaaatatatttagtttttaagttaatctcatttttctaaaattattaaaaaccatAGGTCTATCTAAAGTAAAACcaacaacttaaaaattataggtCTATCTAAAGTAAAAAACCATCATAAATTTAATCCAATATTTCTAGTTAAATGCTAAGATCTTTTTACCATAAACAAAAGTTCACCTTAGACACTTCCTATAGGTCCATATCTAAAGTAAAAACCAACAAATTAACATGGTATAATTGAATTTTGCATGATATATGGCTTCGTCTTTAGTTGTCAGCTCAGTCTTTTACTAGTACTAATATTATGTAAAGGCAATATCATTGTGAATTGACCATATATCCTTTTCAACGTCTCATGCATTGAAACTTAAAAACAGTATCCTTTAAGGCTTTTATTAAAGTCCATTGCatctaaaaggaaaaaaagcaaTCCCAAGTGAATTAATTACCTGATAACCATCGAAGTCACAATAATATGGGCAAACACCACTCCTAACATCAGCATTGTCACTGTAGGCACCCCTATAGGTATCTGCAAATTGAAAGGCCTTAGCAGCATTTCGAAGCAAAGTGTCTGAATAAGCAGGATCCGATGAACGAAAAGCCATTGATGCAGCAGCTAGTGCCGCAGCAGTTTCACCAGCTACATCTGAAGCTGGGTTTGGTGCATCAACAGCATACACTGTCCTGCTTGTGTCCATGTCCTCAGGCCTTTCCCAACAATTGTGGTCCGAGATTGGATCACCCAcctacataaattattatttttattagttggtGCTTTAACCTAACTACTGATTTAAAGatattggttaatttttttctaaaaaaattatgtaaattacagaaaaacgtaaaaataattatagagtataatttttcatctccaataattttttaagatcttcaaccaatattttttaagatacaGATTAATATTTGTCATGGTACGTCGATAACCGGTGCCCTGATTTTAATTATTCGTTAAATGCAACGGGAATTGAACACACTGGGATCCTTGGCGCGTTGGTCATGTATATTCGTCTGGTTTAGGAATCCAAatggaaaataaatgaaatttcgCATTCTGAAATCATGAGGACAGTTGATATCATAAAGTGATAAGCCTATGAAACTCACGGACTTCGAATCAAAAGTGGTCCACTCGTGCAAGACCAAAAAGACAAATAATTAGTAGCATAAAACTTTATAGTACTTActattttctaattataaaaaacgaATTTCAAGAATTTAGTTTAGGAAAAATCTAcgtgaaatttaatttaatgataaaaatacttgaaaataacttaaaaaaatgtattatgtttatgtacccaaaaaaaaaatatcatgtctAATGAAAAGTAGTTGTATGGCCAGATTATGccgtaaatttttattttaatttccccTAAGAGGACCAATTCCATTTGAAAAAATAGTACTAGTAATGATAATGATTATTAATGAATCCTAATCCAAATTGTAACTAAAACACAATGTCGTTCGTGATTACAGGCACAGAATTTGACGTTTGCTTCGGttatcaaaataacaaaatggaAAGCCACGTCATGATATGATTAATGAATAAACTGAAACGGGGCATAAATAATTGCAGGACGATTTAAGAGAGTGGGATACGGCCACggacattatttttattgttgttcaataaaaattaaaattatacctCTCGTGTCTCTTCGTTTCACACTTGTCAGAAttataataaacattaaaattactaatattaggCATTAGTATTAAACTCGTAAACATCAGTCTGAAATTCCATCAGTATAATGCTACGTGTAATGAAAAATAGTTATCATAGAATTAAATTgaataagtaaaaatatgtattaCGTGATTAgtagttaataataaaaaacaaaaagagatggAGAGTCCATCCTTTGTGCCCGTGATCCATGATGAGTTAGGAGAATTTACGAAACAGccattggcaaaaaaaaaaaaaaaatacctgaaCGAAAATGCGGTTTGGCTGAGAAACAGTTTTGAGCAAATAATCGGTTGCCCAACGGATTGCGACCAAGGCGTTCCGGTGCTCGTTGGGAGGCATCATGTCTCCGAATTCGATGACGCTCCAGGACAGCATTGTGGTGGTGAATGCCATCGGAAACCCGAATTTGATGTTGTCGCCGGCGTCGTAGTAGCCGCCGGTGAGGTCGACGTTGTAGGTCCAGCCGTCGCCGAGGCCCGAATTGGCGCGCCAGTTCTGTCTCTGGTCTTGCGGCAAGAAACCCGAACGTTGGCCCTCGAAGAATAGGATTGCCTTGGACAATGCCTCCTGGTAATTGTGGGCGCTTCCTGAATTGACgaaaagaagaataagaataatAGAATAGGCTCTGAAATTGGGAGGTGCCATTTTGGATTGTTAATTAACCGTCACCAGTGGCTTTTATTTATAATGCGGAGTGATGAGTCTTGAAAACCAAGTTTAGAGAGATTTGGAGGGAAGGGGATGTGTGACAGTGAGCCTCACATGCAAACAGTACCACAAATGCACAAATGTTGAGGTGAGGGACCTTTTATTTCCAGTAGTGGGccctttcttctatttttatttttttctgtcaCTCGGATtagttaacttattttaatattaccAACTTAATTACCTAATTTTATTGACACtgataaataaattagttaGATTTTATAAAATGGATTAGAGGTAAGTATGATTCCAACCTTACAAGGGGTTCGTTTTGCTCATAATTTGCATAGGTTATGTGTCTCTTAATAAGTTCTTTCCTGTTTTGCATGACTTGTATGTTAAACAAGTTGATTTGAAATGAGTAAATTTGTTTTAGAGAAACTAAAACTATcgacaaaaaataattgaatggttaaaaattaaaattcgaaAAAGTTCaaggattaaaaatttaattaatccttATAGTATTAACTAATAAGAaataatctttaattattttatcatcaaatatatcaatttattaaattggataaaagtgtaaaaaatgttTACATAATGAATGcatgtattatttattcattagaGTATTGTTTATCCACTCATATACATACAAATCTATCTAGTTTAATACTAATTAACATTGGAATTATTTTGTAGAGTATACGGCTGGAATCTTATTGAAGAAGAAAGGTAAGAAGCCATGATCGATAGCAGAAATTTAAGATTTAACAATTGAGCAGACGGTTCACGTTGAGATTCGATGTAGTTTTGTGTGCTTTGCAGTTGCAGATTCTTAGGGGAGAATATGGGTTTTACAAGTAGTTAATTGGAAGTTGAAAAGATACAGTATAGTGGGTCATGGAGTGGAGTAGTGGATTCCAAAAACATACATGGTCGAGGACAAAGCCAAAGGgacaaaaatatatacttatCTCTCCATTCAAGGTAGCCAAAAGAGACGGTGCAcatttatttttggttcttcTTTAATCCCTCTCAAGCCAATTTGGTTTCCATAAAATATGAGTGAGAATAAAAAAGCATTGGCcttgtaaaaaaattggaatTGGTTCTTGCCATTTGGTGCATGCACTCAAAGAATTTTAATCTGCTTTAACATTCCGCAAATCCTAGAAGATCGATCCCAATTTTGATTACTTTAGACGCCAAGTACGTAAAATAAGGTTGGTGCCTGTACCCGCAGACTTTATATCACACAAATTCAACTTAACGGttcattcttttatttgtttctatcagttattaataattttttttaaaaatgtatgagcaaaaaaaatgtttatacatTTATATTCTCAaggaaatagttatttttttaattaagttttaaacacaaaacaaaaggtaaCACCAATAAGGAATAATATGATGAataatctttatatattacgcATGTCTTATTGACATAATAAGACGTACATATAAATATCGcgcattaattattatttcaagaTGACATGTGTAAATGTGTAAATATGTGTCATCTTATAAATATGAGATGACGTagactatttaaaaataaatatttttttacatcaactaagagtgataaaataatttgaaagactaaaattaaatctattaaaaactattaggatttaaattttttttatcctaataacaaattaataaatataattgatatattcatttacattaatttttataggATGATTCTCACTATTATTTCTCTTGTTTATAATAggtgtataaaatatttaaaaattaaataaagataaagctataattaataatattaatacataatattattcttaaatattaaaagaaataataaatggCAATACTTTTTCTTGTAAAAAtgaagagttttaaaaaaacggAAGGAATATAAAGCTTTCCGTTAAATTATGACGATAATTATATTCTTCACTCTGTTAGGCTATTAGCGTGCAATAACTTTGTGAATGGACTTTACAGAGTTAGAGATTGAGCTCCGacagtttgtttgtttttgatgGCCAAGGGACTTTGCCACACCTACAAGGTAAAGAATCCTCTTCCAACTTTAACATTGTAGACCACACTTGTCATCGtcgttttttaaattaagagaaaCAATATCAAGACTTCTTCTTGTTACACACATTTTTCATTGTATTTATATTATTGAACAAAATTCATGAGAATTTtactaaataaagaaaaaaattcacatgCTTTAATGGATTTCATGTTAATTCTatgtagtaataaaaaaatcctaCAGAAAAGAATAATGTAtcaaagaatatattttaattcttcaaattataattaaaaatgaataaacaatTAAAGGTATCTACAAACAAATTAACCCAATGTGAGATCCAACCAATATAGTTTAGTTGACAAAAGTTTGTGAAAAAAATCtagattgatttttataatatacatactcctggaaaaaaaatattccaaaaaTTTTAAGTGTAATTAAATTCGAATGAAAGACTTGTCTCATATTCAAAGAATCGAAACttctaaaaatacattaaatccCACTAGAAAGCAAACTTAAGgtggttaaaaaaaaagcatcaatacattttttttgttaataaaactaTGCATGAGAGGCGTTacgttacttaaaaaaaaagagtcgtTAAATAAATTAGAGTGAAATTTATATAAGCCCCACAGGTTCCAGCCACAACCCAAGTTAATCGAAGTTAATAGAATCGCGAACATTTTGGTTGGAAGTGTTATTATCACAAACTTTGTGTCCTTCCCTGCTCCCAAAAAACTAGAGGCACTGCTACAAATTTGAATACGAGATGGACTTTAAACTTGAACATTaaccaatatttttaaattcttttaaaatagtatatatttaGCTCAACAGTgtcaattgttataaaaaaaattatatttatctttgatttctattaataaaaaaaatcttttaaatgatAGTTAAGTTGACACGtataaaacttttataaaaaaaagttgacacTAATAAAATTCATTGTAAACTCAAGTCTATGTCAAGTTACGAAGTGTATATTGAAGATTCAATGGCCGACCATGTAATTCGCAACAAAAAGCAAAGGCACGTAGCATAGAAGTACAATGAAACTTAAGACCAAGTTTGCATTATCATTCATTCATTGCAAAAAGAGAAGTACAATGAAACTTGAAACCATGCATGATCACGTACGTATACTTTCCATATCTATATAATATATGTCAGGGACCACGCAGAATCCACGGAACAAACTTAAGACCAAGAATCAGAATATAATCACCCATGGTGATGCAATTTTATTACGGGCAACCATCAGATTCACTTTGGTCCCCTCCGGTAACAATTTAGAATATTGTCATCTAGggtcttttttagtttttacaaatatatatatattacccaCCCTGTTCAAGTTTCTGGCAACGCCTCATGTCACTGGGTAAGcttgcacttttttttattctgtgtAATCAAgagatatttcaattttttttttatttgacgtTCAACTAATTTCCCTCTCATTGAATTGGTCTACTTTAAAATAAAGTGATATTTAGAATAAAAAGGGAATTAGTATTTTCATATAGCATGCACGCAAATACTAGCTACTGCAGTTTTCTGATATCTCATCTACGCTGGAAATTTCCACTTGTCTGTTGAAATACTCTTCCCCTGTGAGTCTGTCACTTGTGGAGAATTATAATAACTTCGAGGTTGGGAAATAACATGCTCATGTTCTGGAAGAATAAGAACAAGAAGTCAACAATCATGAAATGAAAAGATATCATACAATAAGGAAgcaataagaaaaatgaaataaagaaatagaaataaCCACAACAGcagtaattaagaaaaattaattttcttaataagcAGTTATAAATACTAagaagttaaataaaataaatctcttcaaaaagttaaaattaaatcatatgaaagaaatttattttattttacacttttaattacttttcttataagtatttattgacaaatttatctatatatacataaacaaaaataaatggtAATTACTAAGTAACAAAAACATTATGATTTTATAGGTTGTATGTATAAGAGAGTGTTTGTTTCATGGTATAATTTTGCATTTTTGGAAACTACATTCCTGAAAATATTATGCCTAGGAAAGTTATTaccataaatttatttgattgctGTTTagtaattatagaaaaaattaaaatttatttcattaaaaattaaaataagtaaaaagaaaaagaagaaaatagtaGAATGTAACGGAAATAGATAGTTATTGtagaaaataacttttattctcttgagaatatatattatatacctACTTCTCTTAATGCGaatagaatttatttaaaatatgaagataTAACATTTTTGAGAATACAATATACCCAAGAATAAATTCTCACCACCGTATTTCcgtgaataaaataatatgacgTGAAACAAACGTCCCTTGGCTTTGATCCTAGTCATAACTTCATGATTATATCACTTGTTCACCCCATTACAAGTGCAAAGAAGTTCACTGCCAGCACAGGTGGAGGAGTTTGCTTGTGCTATCATTGTAGAGGTAGAGCTCACTTGTCATCATATATTTTACAGAcagattattataaatatatttttttgttttatctcactttcattagttcatagataaaattggaatatttttagaaattaatattaaatgagatttttctaaaatatattaatagtataATAGAGTCATTTTAATGTTATGTAGGTTGTCAAACTAACTAGTTTAACTAGCTAGTTTGATGTAATAgtttatgttttattaaaaaaatggactAATTTATGTGTGTTATATCACTTGAAACTTGCTAGTTGGAGTAGTGAGTCTCATGTGGCATGTCATGTGCAATCTCACTTCTAATAAGGGACgctagaaaaatataaagagtGCATCTCATGTTTCTTATACATATTAAGATTTTGGGTAGTCATGTAAGAGTCAGGTCCAAAATGTAGGAAGTAATAAGTCAGCTTTGTCTTTAAGAAAGATATCTTATTCTTCTATTGTAAGGAAAAATGACGTAAGAAACTTGATTATCAAAAGTTCAAGGTTTAGCTAGAGAACAAGCAAAATTTATGAGGTAATAACTTAGCTTTTGTATATCTTGAGTCTAATCTATTTAATGTCCCTATAAATTCTTGGTGGCTAGGTAACCCATATTATCATGTCTTTAAAAGGATTTAGAAATCTGAGTAAGTCCAGTTCGAGGGAAAGTAAGCTAAGGATAAAAAGTGATCTTGAAGTCTTTGTAAAGTCAATGGAAGATGTCAATCTAATtttaggttttgaatttgaaatggtTTAGAAGAAAATGATCTTGAAATGGTTTTGAATCTTGAAATGATCTTTTAGAAGTTTGATTTCCATTTTAGAAATGATCTTGAAATGGTTTTAGTTTTACCTTTTTTTGATAGGAAAGTAAATTTGATGTTGAACTCCCAAG encodes the following:
- the LOC114408433 gene encoding endoglucanase 24-like; translated protein: MAPPNFRAYSIILILLFVNSGSAHNYQEALSKAILFFEGQRSGFLPQDQRQNWRANSGLGDGWTYNVDLTGGYYDAGDNIKFGFPMAFTTTMLSWSVIEFGDMMPPNEHRNALVAIRWATDYLLKTVSQPNRIFVQVGDPISDHNCWERPEDMDTSRTVYAVDAPNPASDVAGETAAALAAASMAFRSSDPAYSDTLLRNAAKAFQFADTYRGAYSDNADVRSGVCPYYCDFDGYQDELLWGAAWLRRATQDENFLNYIQSNGKTLGAEDNINEFGWDNKHAGLNVLVSKEVLDGNVMSLESYKTSAESFLCTLIPETSSSHIEYTPGGLIYRPGGSNLQHATSIAFLELVYANYLSRTSQTINCGNIYVNAQTLRQHAKKQVDYILGDNPMRMSYMVGYSNKYPQHIHHRGSSLPSIKDHPQFIACKEGSIYFNSSNPNPNVLVGAIVGGPGEDDVYEDDRADFRKSEPTTYINAPFVGILAYFVANPNP